GGCACACACGGCGCATGGACAGGGACAGGAACAGGGGGGGAAACGATGCAGACATGCCGATCTCCTGAAAACAGGCCGTCGCCACATACGCCGCAAACACGCGACGGCGGGCGGCACGGCGCGCGCAGTCTCATGGCCTCATGGTCTCATGGCGCGATGTACTCTCAGGAATGACGGCTGGCAAGGGGCGGCAACGGGAGGCGGAAAGGAATGGCAGGAAACGGCGGACAAAACAGATTCACCCCAGGTGTGCGCGGTGTCCGATGTGGGGACGTCGTCTGAGGAAGAATGCCTGCAGACGCATGGCGCTCCGGGGTGAATCCCGTGGGAATCCTTGAGGATTCCCTGGCATGCATCAACTGGCGTGAGGCGAGGGGCCCATGGCCTGGTTGCGCATGCGGGGCTCGCAGCAGCCCGATATGGGGTTGAAAGTTAACGGGAAGTATCCTCCGTTGCAGTGAAGGCGTTCTCCTGGAAATCTCTGCGGATCGCCCGGGAGAGTTCGCCGGGGGGCGGCGGGACCGTCCCACCGTTGAGCACACGCTAGCGCGTTGCCGCGAGGTTGTAAAGCGGGTCAACCATGAAAAATACTTCATGAAATCAACAGAGGGGGCTTGATTGACGCAACAGGGCGCAGCCGCGGATGTTTTTTGCGAAGGTTGTGTGACAAAATCTTCGCATGCACAGCGGCTGGCGTCAGAGTCGGGGGCGCAGGGTGTCGGGCAGGGCGGGCAGGGGCAGCGCCGGCGGGACAGCCTGCACGAACTCCAGCACGGCCGCCGCCTGGATCCGGCAGGCCGCCACGTCCAGCCCCTGGCACTGGGGGGCAAACGGGCGCAGGTATGCCGGGCCCTTGTGCAGCAAAGAGACGGCACCGGCCCGGTTGTTGCGGTCCACATGATACAGCCCCCCCGCCACCTGGATGAGGCCCTTGAAAAAATCCCGCGTCGGGTTGCGATCAGCCAGCCAGAGGGGTTCCAGCAGGTAATGGCAATCCCAGTAGGCCCGGGCGTTGAAGGCCGCCACGGCCTGCAGCAGCACGGGATCGGGGGGACGCCGGCAAAAAGGCGTCAGGCTGTGGGAGGCTGCGGGGCGCACAGGCTGCGCTGGCAGGAACGCAATTGCAGCTCCTGCAGGATGATGCGCTCGTATTCGAGGGATTCCTCGACCTCAACGGTATATTCCTCGTCCAAAAAACGCTCCAGATATTGGGTTTCTTCCCAGAAATCCAGGAGTTCATCGTCGCCGAGCGTTTTGAGCTGATCGGCCAGGGGATATTCCCCGGCCAGCAGAAAGAATCGCGCCATGAAAAGCCTCGCGGAAGGATCGTCCGGGACCGGTGGCCCGGGCTGGCTTCTTCTGTACGCCATGCCGGGGTGGAAGACAACCGCCCTGCAGCCGTGCCGGTTGCCTTTCGAAAAGGATGCCCGTATAACGTGTTGCACCGGAAGCTTGACTCGTGAGGGCGGCAGATTCGGCCAGGCAGACTTGGCATGACCGCTTCCCGGCGGCTGGGACGCGGGCAACACGATTTTCATCGAAGGGGCAATGCATGGAAGAGCTACACAAGCGCCAGGACGCCGAGCTGCTCCAGCTCGTCACGTTCAGCATCGGGGACGAAGAATTCGGCGTGGATATCCTTAAGGTGCAGGAAATCATCCGCACCATGGAAATCACCAAGGTGCCGCGCGCGCCCGAGTTTGTGGAAGGCGTGATCAACCTGCGCGGCAAGGTGATTCCCATCCTGGACCTGCGCCGGCGTTTTGGCCTGGCCTCCCGCGAGCACGACAAGCACACCCGCATCATTGTTATTGAAATCAATAATATGATTGTCGGGTTCGTGGTGGATTCCGTCTCCGAGGTGTTGCGCATTCCGGCCAGCACCGTGGAACCGCCGCCGCCGGTGGTGGCCGGGCTGGAGTCCGAATATATCAGTGGCGTGGGCAAGCTGGAAGATCGCCTGCTCATCCTGCTGGATTTGGACCGCCTGCTCTCCCGCGAGGAAAAGTCTGCCCTGAACCGAATTTAGGCCTGCGCGGGATTGACTGTCCCCATTCTGGGCGCATTCCTGGCGTCTGCGTTCCATTGACCGGGACGGCCTGCTGCGGTAGGCCGTCCCGGAATACAACCGTGCATCGCGCCTCCGGACGGCATGTGGTTCTCGCCGTCGCGGAGGTCTTTTGCGTCCCTTTTTCCTGAAGTGCAGCCATGACATCGCCGTACGATATCCCCGCCACTGCCATTGACCGCCTGGTGCGCGCGCTTTCCGGCAAGGGGCGCACCGAGGCCGCCTTGTACAAGACTGGGCCGGGCACCCGGGCCCTGCTGGCTCATGAACTGCTGCTGGCTGGCGCCCGGCCGGTGCTGGTGGTGCGCGGTGCGGCCGAGCTGCACGAGATGCTGGGGGTGCTGCAGCTCTTCCAGAGCCAGGAGGAGTTCCAGCGCCAGAAGGCCCGCTGGGTGGTGCTGCCGCCGTTTCTGCTGGGCGGCGGTCGGGAGCAGGCCGCCCAACGCACCCTGCGCAAGGACGCCTGGGCCCGGCGCATTGCCGCCTTGTGGGCCCTGCAGACCCACGAGGGCCGAGTGGGGGTGATCTGTACGGTGGACAACTTCCTGCCCTGGTGGCCGCCGCGCAATTTTCTGGACACCAATCATCTGGTCATCAAATCCGGGGAAGAATTGCCCTCGGATCTGATCATCGAGCAGGCCATTACCTGGGGCTACGAGCGGTCCACGCTGGTCTCGCGGCCAGGGGAGCTTTCCCGCCGCGGCGACATCCTGGACATCTTCACCCCCGGGCACGAGCATGCCCTGCGCCTGGAGTTTTTCGGGGACACGGTGGAGGAGATGCGGCTGTTCGATCCCGTCACCCAACGGTCGCATGCCATGCTCAAGGAGGCGGTGCTGCTGCCCGTGCGGCCGCTGGCGGTGACGGCCCAGGCCCGGCAGGAGGCGCTGGCGCGCTTCAAGGCGCTGCGCACGACCAAACGCATTGATCCGGAAGAGGAAAAGGCCCTGCGCCTGGCATTGGAAGAGGGTGGCGCCGGCCTTACCCCCGGGGTGTTCTACGAAACGCCGGCCGTGTTCGAGGACTGGCTCCCCGGGGACCGCACCTGCCTGCAGGCCTCGCCGGAGCTGTTTGCCGCCGTGCTGGAAGAGCAGGCCTGGGCCTGGGAAAAACGCGCCGAAGAGGGCGCCATGTCCGTGCTGCTGGCCAGACGCCGCGCCCTGCACCTGCGCTCCACGGAACAGGCCCTCAAAGGGCTGCAGGCCGGACGCACCCTGCTGTTTCAGTCCCTGGTCATGGGGCTGGAGCGAGAGGGGGACGAAGCGCCCGAGCACAGCATCGACAGCTTTGAGCAGCTCATGCGGCTGGACCGCGAGGAACAGCCCCAGGATGAAGACACCCAGCGGCTGGAGGAGCAACGCCTGCGGGACAGGCCCTGGCAGGCCTTGGTGGAGCGGCTCAAAATCTGGAGCCGCAGCCGGCGGCAGACCCTGCTGTGTTTCTCCTCGGAGCAGGGGCGCAAGAAATTTCTGGCCCTGGCCGCGCAGGACGGCATCATCCCGGCAACGTCGTATGCCACCACGGCCCAGGGGCTCTTTGCCCTGCTGTCGCCCTTTGCCAAGGGGGCGGATCTGCAGTGGAACGGCATGCGCATCCTGGGGGAGGACGTGTTGCAGCCGCGCGGCGCCGTGCGGCCTGCCGTCTCCCGCAAGGAATTCATCGGCCTCAGGCAGTACGAGGAGCTGACCCCCGGCGAC
This sequence is a window from Megalodesulfovibrio gigas DSM 1382 = ATCC 19364. Protein-coding genes within it:
- a CDS encoding DUF309 domain-containing protein produces the protein MRPAASHSLTPFCRRPPDPVLLQAVAAFNARAYWDCHYLLEPLWLADRNPTRDFFKGLIQVAGGLYHVDRNNRAGAVSLLHKGPAYLRPFAPQCQGLDVAACRIQAAAVLEFVQAVPPALPLPALPDTLRPRL
- a CDS encoding chemotaxis protein CheW, translating into MEELHKRQDAELLQLVTFSIGDEEFGVDILKVQEIIRTMEITKVPRAPEFVEGVINLRGKVIPILDLRRRFGLASREHDKHTRIIVIEINNMIVGFVVDSVSEVLRIPASTVEPPPPVVAGLESEYISGVGKLEDRLLILLDLDRLLSREEKSALNRI